ATATGCTAATCATAGCCATTTTCCCACAAGCTGCAAGAAATCTTCCCATAGGTATTgaaattcctacagctggagcacagctgggactgcacagccttcTCTCCTCAAATACTGAGCAGATCTAGCAGTTCCACAGTGGTCCAAGTGGGAGACCACTTGCTGCATGGAGCTGCCATGGCCacctgggaagatgtgatgtgaaCACTCCACGCCGAGCAAACAGGAatgggaatttcaaaattcctgggcctttaaagggggaggagcagaaagTATTTACCtggatgcagggcagcagagatgaaATTTCTGACCAGAGTGTttatgatgggcattgtgggatgcctTCCAGAGGCCAATTACACCGATGAAATCAatcacagtgtctacactggcactttggaGACAAATTTTTTGTGTAAAAAGCCTTACAACTCTTGTCAAGGTGCCTTTATTACATCACTGAAACTGAGGCATTCCGTCATCAAAAGTGGCTTTGTAGTGTTTACACCTCCACTATTTCTtcaccaaaagctgccttttggtgaaaaaatgtggcagtgtagataaggcctatgGAACAATAAGGGAAAACCAGTATCCATTCGTGTTTCCTCCTGGTGCCTGTTGAGGTTTCCCACCCCACAATGTGTAGGAATTATTGTGACAGGGAGCACCATAAAATATGGAATTGGCATTAGTAGGGTCAGTTGTTCATAATTCATTTATTGAATAATGAAAAGGTCATTATTCAGTGTGTGAAGAGCAACCAATCTGTTTCATCCATTAGAACAGCCTCCAGTTGTGCAAGTAGTGTCTCATATTAACACTGTCTCTCCATCCAGGTGTTTGTCCTGTGACCATTACCCTAGATCGTGGGCACACACAGGAAGTCAGGCGAATGTACGGTACGTGCAGGAGACACCGTTGGGCCTCAACATTGGACACCTTCTCCTCTACACCATGTCAGACTCCAACTCAACCTACTTcaccaactcctccacctttatcctgctgggcattcctggcctggaggcagcccatgtctggatctccatccccttctgcgcCATGTATGCcatagccatcttggggaacttcaccatcctgttcatcGTGAAGAGGGAGCCGAACCTCCATGGGCCCATCTATTATTTCCTGTGTATGTTGGCCATCACCGACCTAGTCCTGTCTACGTCCGTCCTACCCAAAATTCTGAGCaccttctggttcaattccagggagatcgatttcagtgcctgcctcacccaccTGTACTTCATTCTCAGCTTCTCTGCGATGCAGTCTGGGATCCTTgtggccatggcttttgatcgctacCTGGCCATCTGCGAacccctgagacattccaccacCCTGACAAACGCTGTGGTGGCCAAAATTGGCCTGGCCATGGTGCTGCGTGGCATCATACTCGTACTGCCCTATCCCTTCCTGGCAAGAAGGTtgccatattgcagaaccaacataATTCCCCATACATACTGCGAGCACATAGCTGTGGTGAAGTTGGCCTGCGCTGACATTAGCATCAGTAGTTACTACACCCTCTCTGTGTCATTCTTCGTGATCAGTATGGATGTGTTTTTTATTGCCATGTCCTATACCCAGATCCTCAGGTCCATCTTCAGCCTCCCAACAAAGGAGGCccggctcaagacttttgggacctgcgGCTCCCACCTCTGTGTCATCTTAGCCTTTTACATTCCACATCTCTTCTCCACCCTCGCGCAACGGTTTGGGCAAAATGTGGCCCTGCATTTCCACGTTCTCATGGCCAACATGTACCTCCTGGTGCCCTCCatgctaaaccccatcatctacgggGTGAGGACCCAACAGATCCGGGATAGGCTGCTCCAGCTCTTTACTCATAAAGGG
The DNA window shown above is from Trachemys scripta elegans isolate TJP31775 chromosome 1, CAS_Tse_1.0, whole genome shotgun sequence and carries:
- the LOC117871990 gene encoding olfactory receptor 52R1-like — its product is MSDSNSTYFTNSSTFILLGIPGLEAAHVWISIPFCAMYAIAILGNFTILFIVKREPNLHGPIYYFLCMLAITDLVLSTSVLPKILSTFWFNSREIDFSACLTHLYFILSFSAMQSGILVAMAFDRYLAICEPLRHSTTLTNAVVAKIGLAMVLRGIILVLPYPFLARRLPYCRTNIIPHTYCEHIAVVKLACADISISSYYTLSVSFFVISMDVFFIAMSYTQILRSIFSLPTKEARLKTFGTCGSHLCVILAFYIPHLFSTLAQRFGQNVALHFHVLMANMYLLVPSMLNPIIYGVRTQQIRDRLLQLFTHKGT